One stretch of Prunus persica cultivar Lovell chromosome G1, Prunus_persica_NCBIv2, whole genome shotgun sequence DNA includes these proteins:
- the LOC18790594 gene encoding tubby-like F-box protein 8: MSFRSIVRDVRDGFGSLSRRGFEVRLMGHHRGKSHGSLNDLHDQPLIVQNSRWASLPPELLYDVIRRLEESESTWPSRRHVVACASVCRSWRTMCKEIVKSPEICGKLTFPVSLKQPGPRDGLVQCFIKRDKSNLTYHLFLCLSPALLVENGKFLLSAKRTRRTTCTEYVISMDADNISRSSNAYIGKLRSNFLGTKFIVYDTQPAYTSEHIPPPGRTSRRFNSKKVSPKVPTGSYNIAQITYELNVLGTRGPRRMHCIMHSIPVSSLDAGGSVPGQPELLTRSLEDSFRSVSFSKSLDHSVEFSSARFSEIVGPRDDEDGKTRPLVLKNKPPRWHEQLQCWCLNFRGRVTVASVKNFQLIAATQPAAGAPTPSQPTPPELDKIILQFGKVGKDMFTMDYRYPLSAFQAFAICLSSFDTKLACE; this comes from the exons ATGTCATTCCGTAGTATAGTTCGTGATGTTAGGGATGGCTTTGGAAGCTTGTCCAGACGGGGTTTTGAAGTCAGGCTGATGGGCCATCATAGAGGAAAATCTCATGGATCATTAAATGATTTACATGACCAGCCTCTCATTGTTCAGAACAGTCGTTGGGCTAGCCTTCCCCCAGAACTATTGTATGATGTAATTAGGAGGCTGGAGGAGAGTGAGAGCACGTGGCCTTCTCGAAGGCATGTTGTTGCATGCGCCTCAGTTTGTCGTTCTTGGAGGACCATGTGCAAAGAAATTGTTAAGAGTCCTGAGATCTGTGGGAAGCTCACTTTTCCTGTGTCGCTGAAGCAG CCTGGTCCACGAGATGGACTCGTTCAATGCTTCATTAAAAGGGATAAATCTAATCTAACATACCACCTGTTTCTGTGTCTTAGCCCTG CTTTGCTAGTGGAGAATGGGAAATTCCTTCTTTCTGCAAAGAGGACTCGACGAACTACTTGTACAGAATATGTCATTTCTATGGATGCTGACAACATTTCAAGATCAAGCAACGCTTACATTGGAAAGTTAAG GTCAAACTTTCTTGGCACAAAATTCATTGTATATGATACGCAGCCTGCATACACTTCTGAACATATTCCCCCACCAGGGCGGACAAGCCGTAGATTTAATTCCAAAAAAGTCTCCCCAAAAGTCCCGACTGGCAGCTATAATATTGCTCAGATAACATATGAGCTAAATGTGTTAGGCACTCGTGGCCCTAGAAGGATGCATTGCATCATGCATTCTATCCCGGTCTCATCTCTTGATGCAGGAGGTTCTGTCCCTGGCCAACCGGAACTCCTTACCCGCTCCCTGGAAGACTCCTTCCGAAGTGTATCTTTCTCCAAGTCTCTTGACCACTCAGTTGAATTCAGTAGTGCACGATTTTCTGAAATTGTTGGACCCCGAGATGATGAGGATGGCAAGACAAGACCCTTGGTTTTGAAAAACAAGCCTCCACGATGGCATGAACAACTACAGTGTTGGTGTCTGAACTTCCGAGGTCGGGTAACTGTTGCTTCTGTTAAGAACTTTCAGTTGATTGCTGCCACTCAGCCTGCTGCTGGTGCACCTACTCCATCTCAGCCAACGCCTCCCGAGCTTGATAAGATAATCTTGCAGTTTGGCAAGGTTGGTAAAGATATGTTCACAATGGATTATCGTTATCCTCTATCTGCATTTCAGGCTTTTGCCATCTGCTTGAGCAGCTTTGACACCAAATTGGCTTGTGAATAG